From one Planktothrix agardhii NIES-204 genomic stretch:
- a CDS encoding 5-hydroxyisourate hydrolase: MVGKLTTHVLDTAQGRPVAHLKIELWQINSEIGERTLLKTSITNKDGRTDIPLLTETELKQGIYELVFAVGDYFKTQYESLDYPLFLDNIPIRFGIANPTVAYHVPLLVSPWSYSTYRGS, translated from the coding sequence ATGGTTGGTAAACTAACAACCCATGTATTAGACACAGCCCAAGGTCGTCCAGTTGCCCATTTAAAGATTGAATTATGGCAAATCAATTCAGAAATAGGAGAACGAACCCTTCTCAAAACTTCTATTACAAATAAGGATGGTAGAACCGATATCCCCCTATTAACAGAAACCGAATTAAAGCAGGGAATTTATGAATTAGTCTTTGCCGTTGGGGACTATTTTAAAACCCAATATGAATCCCTAGATTATCCCTTATTTTTAGATAATATTCCGATTCGATTTGGCATTGCTAACCCCACCGTTGCCTATCACGTTCCCCTATTAGTTTCTCCCTGGTCTTATAGTACCTATCGAGGCAGTTAA
- a CDS encoding OHCU decarboxylase, which yields MQTYSLSQVNQMTKAEFIAVLGTIFEASPWVAEQAELKRPFGTIEILYQTMVAIVKNSNSQQQLALIRTHPDLGSKAKMAESSVKEQAGVGLDRLTSAEYQYFHQLNQTYKDKFGFPFIIAVKNHTKTSILAAFEQRLNHSIEAEKITALEEIYKIAQFRLYEKTVR from the coding sequence ATGCAAACCTATTCCTTATCCCAAGTTAATCAAATGACTAAAGCGGAATTTATCGCAGTATTAGGAACTATTTTTGAAGCATCTCCTTGGGTGGCAGAACAGGCAGAATTAAAACGACCCTTTGGGACTATAGAAATATTATATCAAACTATGGTTGCCATCGTTAAAAATAGTAATTCACAACAACAATTAGCCTTAATTCGCACCCATCCCGACTTAGGAAGTAAAGCAAAAATGGCAGAATCTTCAGTAAAAGAACAAGCCGGAGTTGGGTTAGACCGTCTAACATCTGCCGAATATCAATACTTTCATCAACTCAACCAAACCTATAAAGATAAATTCGGGTTTCCCTTTATTATTGCCGTTAAAAATCATACCAAAACCAGTATTTTAGCGGCGTTTGAACAACGGTTAAATCATTCTATTGAAGCCGAAAAAATAACCGCCCTAGAAGAAATTTATAAAATCGCCCAATTTCGTCTTTATGAAAAAACAGTTCGCTAA
- a CDS encoding guanine deaminase has translation MTHLELFRSSFLDFIDDPFYESEETSVRYLADGLLVVESGIIIDFDDYNILKDKYQGFTITHYPDLLILPGFIDTHIHFPQTEMIASYGEQLLEWLNQYTFPIERKFSSKEYAQKIASFFLDELLKNGTTTALVFATVFPQSVDAFFEEAYRRNLRMISGKVMMDSHAPDYLKDTPETSYQDSKRLIQTWHKKGRLLYAITPRFAITSSREQLKIAGKLLTEFPDVYLQTHLSENLKEVEFVAGLFPEAPNYLGVYDQAGLVGERSIFAHSIHLTPDEFKRLSEAKSAIAFCPTSNLFLGSGLFKLHQAKSKTHPINVGLGSDIGAGTSFSLLQTANEAYKVAQLQNQTLSPFQALFLATLGGAKALKLEDKIGNFDIGKEADFIVLDYNSTPLMRLINQQISEPQTRLKIAETIFSLIILGDDRAIQATYIMGERAYSKE, from the coding sequence ATGACCCACTTAGAACTATTTCGCTCATCGTTTTTAGACTTTATTGATGATCCTTTTTATGAATCAGAAGAAACCAGCGTTCGTTATCTTGCCGATGGATTATTAGTTGTAGAATCTGGAATTATTATAGACTTCGATGATTATAACATTTTAAAAGACAAATATCAAGGGTTTACAATTACCCATTATCCTGATTTATTAATATTACCCGGATTTATTGATACCCATATTCATTTTCCCCAAACTGAAATGATAGCATCCTATGGGGAACAACTATTAGAATGGTTAAATCAATATACCTTTCCCATAGAACGTAAATTTAGCAGTAAAGAATATGCTCAAAAAATTGCGTCATTTTTCCTAGATGAATTACTCAAAAATGGAACTACAACCGCCTTAGTTTTTGCCACAGTTTTCCCCCAGTCCGTTGATGCTTTCTTTGAAGAAGCCTATCGCCGAAATTTACGCATGATTTCGGGTAAAGTGATGATGGATAGTCATGCGCCAGATTATTTAAAAGACACTCCCGAAACCTCCTATCAAGACAGCAAAAGATTAATCCAAACTTGGCATAAAAAAGGACGTTTACTCTATGCAATTACTCCCAGATTTGCCATAACTTCTAGTCGTGAACAGTTAAAAATAGCTGGAAAATTATTAACAGAATTTCCCGATGTTTATTTACAAACCCATCTTTCAGAAAATCTCAAAGAAGTTGAATTTGTTGCCGGACTTTTTCCTGAAGCTCCAAACTATTTAGGGGTTTATGACCAAGCTGGTTTAGTCGGAGAACGTTCAATTTTTGCCCATAGTATTCATTTAACCCCGGATGAATTTAAACGGTTATCTGAAGCTAAATCTGCGATCGCATTTTGCCCCACTTCCAATTTATTCCTCGGTAGTGGACTGTTTAAACTCCATCAAGCTAAATCTAAAACCCATCCCATTAATGTCGGTTTGGGTAGCGATATTGGAGCGGGAACCAGTTTTTCCCTCCTCCAAACTGCTAATGAGGCCTACAAAGTCGCTCAACTACAAAATCAAACTCTTTCACCTTTTCAAGCCCTATTTTTAGCCACATTAGGAGGAGCAAAAGCTCTAAAATTAGAGGATAAAATTGGTAATTTTGACATCGGAAAAGAAGCGGATTTTATTGTTTTAGACTATAACTCGACCCCGTTAATGAGATTGATAAATCAACAAATTTCCGAACCTCAAACCCGATTAAAAATTGCGGAAACTATCTTTAGTTTAATTATATTAGGGGATGACCGAGCTATTCAAGCCACCTATATTATGGGAGAGAGGGCATATTCAAAAGAATAG
- a CDS encoding SH3 type 3 domain protein → MNPIAIVTTPDDTLNVRSTPNGEIVDILGDGTQVEISGDSVNIEGEIWTPIGINRWVAAKYLTLIDAEILAIPGAKIISTQTEEQIGGGLQVYQTKLLDNTGTIINTVRCVSGRIGQQIPSDISGSQTPLPFGIYTFDAPGIVEDAPGEFGGVWSAITPTFPTERAGLGVHYDPSALLSVSETGTSGCLATPTIEEREIMTTFILEYQPTHLIVKKPENQD, encoded by the coding sequence ATGAATCCTATCGCTATTGTTACGACTCCCGATGATACCCTGAATGTGCGTTCTACTCCTAACGGTGAAATTGTTGATATTTTAGGCGATGGAACCCAGGTTGAAATTAGTGGAGATTCTGTTAATATTGAGGGTGAAATCTGGACACCTATTGGGATAAATCGTTGGGTAGCTGCGAAATACTTAACGCTTATTGATGCCGAAATTTTAGCCATTCCAGGTGCTAAAATTATATCCACACAAACCGAGGAACAAATCGGAGGTGGTTTACAAGTTTATCAAACAAAATTACTGGATAATACAGGTACAATTATTAATACCGTGCGCTGTGTTTCTGGTCGCATTGGTCAACAAATTCCCTCGGATATATCGGGTTCTCAAACTCCTTTACCCTTTGGGATTTATACCTTTGATGCTCCGGGTATCGTTGAAGATGCACCCGGAGAATTTGGCGGAGTTTGGTCAGCAATTACACCAACTTTTCCCACAGAAAGAGCGGGGTTAGGTGTACATTATGACCCCTCGGCTTTGTTATCTGTTTCTGAAACGGGAACATCGGGATGTTTAGCCACACCAACTATAGAAGAACGAGAGATAATGACAACATTTATTCTCGAATATCAACCCACCCATTTAATTGTTAAGAAACCAGAAAATCAAGATTGA
- a CDS encoding hypothetical protein (conserved hypothetical protein), whose protein sequence is MNYFFSSFFILLAYLTISGFKLDREYQRGVIFRLGRIQAIKGPGLYWIIPAIDQKVQVDVRTKTVDIEPQETITSDSVTIRVNAVLYYRLVDPTKAIVKVESYEKAVYQAALTTLRNVIGQNILDDVLQNRDKINQKIQELVDEMTEPWGIVIEAVEMKDVEIPTSMQRAMAKVAEAVREKRSRLIKAEAEQEASIKLAEASQLIMANPAALELRRLQMLSEIGVENNTTTIVVLPSDLLPFVQNLSVPPQQKPPLPPKV, encoded by the coding sequence ATGAATTATTTCTTTAGCTCTTTCTTTATTCTATTAGCTTATTTAACCATTAGTGGGTTTAAATTAGATCGAGAATATCAACGGGGAGTTATTTTCAGATTAGGACGAATTCAAGCAATTAAAGGGCCGGGTTTATATTGGATTATTCCCGCCATTGATCAAAAAGTTCAAGTGGATGTTAGAACCAAAACCGTTGATATTGAACCGCAAGAGACCATCACATCTGATAGTGTAACCATTCGAGTGAATGCTGTTCTTTATTACCGTTTAGTTGATCCTACTAAGGCAATTGTTAAGGTAGAAAGTTATGAAAAAGCAGTGTATCAAGCCGCCTTAACAACCCTGCGAAATGTGATTGGTCAGAATATTTTGGATGATGTTTTACAAAATCGAGATAAAATTAATCAGAAAATTCAAGAACTTGTAGATGAGATGACAGAACCTTGGGGAATTGTCATTGAAGCAGTGGAAATGAAGGATGTGGAAATTCCCACCTCTATGCAACGAGCCATGGCAAAAGTAGCGGAAGCCGTGCGAGAAAAACGCTCCCGTTTAATTAAAGCAGAAGCGGAACAGGAAGCCTCAATTAAGTTAGCAGAAGCCTCTCAATTAATTATGGCAAATCCCGCCGCCCTGGAGTTAAGACGGTTACAAATGCTCTCGGAAATTGGGGTAGAAAATAATACAACAACCATTGTTGTGCTTCCCTCAGATTTACTCCCATTTGTTCAAAATTTGAGTGTTCCACCCCAACAAAAACCCCCACTTCCTCCGAAAGTATAA
- a CDS encoding putative acyltransferase, producing MNPLSSESSPAVSNSVDALLSLRGIACLVVVLFHCSISRELIIYPPYDFSWLLLGDGIVAVWIFFALSGYLMGKAFYTYRYLPTVSGYKAFFMNRVLRICPLYYFSVLITAIFVYPEILKAEKWFELFRILTFTYTFPLPLSPNHPDFNFNPVIWSLSTEVQFYLIVPFLYTAFRPILVNRTKILITALVIIGITSICRGFALLFFPHHTSLILSLDVFLSGFLLNAWFQCKPQKNTQPSIFLPLKKQFKNFISLKAMAIFVMVGLYLLSAYHGYHQELWNLATRPATLMQRSLFITPFSYYVMPVITGICTTFFIYAFERNGQYNNRVKNKKLSFETCLENPVRVLEIMGILSYGIYLWHYHIIQKIAPIVQVTDPLTTFFHKLSVVVILSVILSAVTYSLVEVPYAKRKKYGVIGNREQETGNSRL from the coding sequence ATGAATCCTTTGTCCTCAGAATCATCACCTGCTGTTTCCAACTCCGTTGATGCTTTATTAAGCCTGCGAGGAATTGCCTGTTTAGTCGTTGTATTATTTCATTGTAGTATTTCACGGGAATTAATTATTTATCCCCCCTATGATTTTTCTTGGTTACTATTAGGAGATGGAATTGTTGCCGTCTGGATATTTTTTGCCCTTTCAGGATATTTAATGGGCAAAGCCTTTTATACCTATCGATATTTACCCACGGTATCGGGATATAAAGCGTTTTTTATGAATCGAGTTTTAAGGATTTGCCCTCTTTATTACTTTTCCGTATTAATTACGGCAATTTTTGTTTATCCTGAAATTTTAAAAGCGGAAAAATGGTTTGAATTATTCAGGATTCTAACTTTTACCTATACCTTTCCTTTGCCTTTATCGCCCAATCATCCAGATTTTAATTTTAATCCAGTGATTTGGTCATTATCAACGGAAGTTCAATTTTATCTAATTGTCCCGTTTTTATATACCGCGTTTCGACCGATTTTGGTTAATCGGACTAAAATTTTAATCACCGCCCTAGTCATTATTGGGATTACATCAATCTGTCGAGGTTTTGCCCTACTATTCTTTCCCCATCATACCTCTCTTATCCTCAGTTTAGATGTATTTCTATCCGGTTTTTTACTGAATGCTTGGTTTCAGTGTAAACCCCAGAAAAATACGCAACCTTCAATTTTCCTTCCCCTGAAGAAACAGTTTAAAAACTTCATCTCTTTAAAAGCTATGGCAATTTTTGTCATGGTCGGTTTATACCTACTTTCAGCCTATCATGGCTACCATCAAGAATTATGGAATCTCGCAACTCGTCCGGCTACATTAATGCAGAGAAGTCTATTTATTACGCCCTTTAGTTATTATGTTATGCCCGTAATCACTGGAATTTGTACAACATTTTTTATCTATGCGTTTGAACGTAATGGTCAGTATAATAATAGGGTTAAAAATAAAAAGCTATCTTTTGAAACCTGTCTGGAAAATCCAGTTAGAGTGTTGGAAATCATGGGAATATTATCCTATGGAATTTATTTATGGCATTACCATATTATCCAAAAAATAGCTCCTATTGTTCAAGTTACTGACCCCTTAACCACATTTTTTCATAAACTCTCCGTCGTTGTGATTTTATCCGTTATTTTATCTGCCGTTACTTATTCTTTGGTGGAAGTTCCCTATGCAAAAAGAAAAAAATATGGTGTAATAGGGAACAGGGAACAGGAAACAGGGAACAGTAGGTTATAA
- a CDS encoding DNA methylase has translation MPLSWNEIKQRAIAFSKEWETETSEKSESQSFWNDFFNVFGISRRRVGSFELPIKKADNKQGFIDLLWKGIILVEHKSRGKDLDKATQQAKDYFPNLKEHELPKYILVSDFQKFRLYDLDTNETTEFELKDFVNHVHLFGFMAGYEKRVYKDEDPVNIKAAELMGELHDRLKEIGYTGHDLEVYLVRLLFCMFADDTGIFNKGIFWGYIDLHTKEDGSDLAMHIASIFQILNTSKEKRLKNLDENLAQFPYVNGKLFEEPLQPAAFDKQMREILLKACAFDWGKISPAIFGSMFQAVMNQTERRNLGAHYTSEKNIQKLIKPLFLDDLYIEFEKAKCSKGKLETLHKKIANLYFLDPACGCGNFLIITYRELRDLEILILLELNKTGQLVTDISSIIQVDVDQFAGIEYDEFAVRVAEVAMWLIDHQMNVKVSNEFGQYFVRLPLKKSAKIVHGNSLKIDWESVVAKKKLNFILGNPPFVGHHYQNAEQKKDMGLIFHAIKGHGVLDYVACWYYKAASFIKDSLIKVGYVSTNSITQGEQVGLLWTELLNNFGIKIHFAHRTFQWNNEAKGNAAVHCVIVGFANFDSSSKILYEYPSVRSEPLKLSAKQINPYLVDGADVVIKNRSTPICNVPKMIWGNKPSDGGNFLFDNEEEKNEFLAKEPKSIKFVRPFLSGGDFINDRKRWCLWLKDITPNELREMKEVVKRVEKVKQMRLASVASVTQKKANTPTLFAQISQPDTNYLAIPEVSSEKRKYIPIGFLESNIIASNKIQLVPSATLYLFGILTSEMHMTWMKYVCGRLESRYSYSSTIVYNNYPFPENVSDKQKQKVETAAQKVLDTRAKYPDSSLADLYDPLTMPPDLVKAHQALDKAVDLCYRPQPFVSELNRIEYLFSLYEALSAPLLKVEKKKRSKKKDS, from the coding sequence ATGCCTCTAAGTTGGAATGAAATTAAGCAAAGGGCGATCGCCTTTTCTAAGGAATGGGAAACTGAAACTTCAGAAAAATCAGAGTCACAATCATTCTGGAATGATTTTTTTAATGTGTTTGGCATTTCACGGCGGCGGGTAGGAAGTTTTGAGCTACCGATTAAAAAGGCGGATAATAAACAAGGCTTTATCGATCTTTTGTGGAAAGGGATAATTTTGGTGGAGCATAAGTCTAGGGGCAAGGACTTAGATAAAGCTACACAACAGGCAAAAGATTATTTTCCCAATTTAAAGGAACATGAATTACCAAAATATATTTTAGTTTCGGATTTCCAAAAATTCCGGCTTTATGATTTAGATACGAACGAAACGACAGAGTTTGAGCTAAAGGATTTTGTAAATCACGTCCATCTATTCGGCTTTATGGCGGGATATGAAAAACGGGTTTATAAAGATGAAGATCCTGTCAATATTAAAGCGGCGGAATTGATGGGAGAACTGCACGATCGCCTGAAAGAAATTGGCTATACAGGGCATGATTTAGAAGTGTATCTGGTGCGGCTATTATTCTGTATGTTTGCCGATGATACGGGGATTTTTAATAAGGGAATTTTTTGGGGATATATCGATCTCCATACTAAGGAAGATGGCAGTGATTTGGCGATGCACATTGCCTCGATTTTTCAGATTTTGAATACATCTAAGGAGAAGCGGTTAAAAAATTTAGATGAAAATTTAGCGCAGTTTCCCTATGTAAATGGGAAGTTATTTGAGGAACCTTTGCAACCTGCGGCTTTTGATAAGCAGATGCGTGAAATATTGTTAAAGGCTTGTGCGTTTGATTGGGGTAAAATTTCCCCTGCAATTTTTGGGTCGATGTTTCAGGCAGTAATGAATCAGACGGAACGGCGCAATTTAGGGGCTCATTATACTTCTGAAAAAAATATCCAAAAGTTAATTAAGCCGCTTTTTTTGGATGATCTTTATATTGAATTTGAGAAGGCAAAGTGTAGTAAGGGCAAACTAGAAACATTACATAAAAAGATTGCAAATTTATATTTCCTTGATCCTGCTTGTGGTTGTGGTAATTTCTTGATTATTACCTATCGGGAATTGCGAGATTTAGAGATTTTGATTTTGTTGGAATTGAATAAGACTGGGCAGTTAGTGACGGATATTAGCTCAATTATTCAAGTGGATGTGGATCAGTTTGCGGGGATTGAATATGATGAATTTGCCGTGCGAGTTGCTGAGGTGGCGATGTGGTTAATTGATCATCAGATGAATGTGAAGGTGAGTAATGAGTTTGGGCAGTATTTTGTGCGGTTGCCTTTGAAGAAATCCGCGAAGATTGTACATGGTAATTCGTTAAAAATTGATTGGGAGTCTGTTGTTGCAAAAAAGAAGTTAAATTTTATTTTAGGTAATCCTCCATTTGTTGGTCATCATTATCAAAATGCTGAACAAAAGAAAGATATGGGGCTAATCTTTCATGCAATTAAGGGACATGGTGTTTTAGATTATGTTGCTTGTTGGTATTACAAAGCTGCCTCATTTATTAAAGATAGTTTAATTAAAGTTGGATATGTGTCTACAAATTCAATTACTCAAGGCGAACAAGTGGGGCTATTGTGGACAGAACTATTAAACAATTTTGGAATTAAGATTCACTTTGCACATAGAACTTTTCAATGGAATAACGAAGCGAAAGGTAATGCGGCTGTACATTGTGTGATAGTTGGCTTTGCTAATTTTGACTCTTCATCAAAAATCCTTTATGAATACCCCAGTGTTAGGTCAGAACCTCTCAAGCTATCAGCAAAACAAATAAATCCTTATCTAGTAGATGGTGCTGACGTAGTTATTAAGAATCGAAGTACACCTATTTGTAATGTCCCTAAAATGATTTGGGGAAATAAGCCCTCGGATGGTGGTAACTTCCTTTTTGATAATGAAGAAGAGAAAAATGAATTTTTAGCTAAAGAACCTAAATCCATAAAATTTGTAAGACCATTTTTAAGCGGTGGAGATTTTATTAACGATCGAAAGCGTTGGTGTCTCTGGCTAAAAGATATAACTCCTAATGAGTTAAGAGAGATGAAGGAAGTTGTTAAAAGGGTAGAAAAAGTAAAGCAAATGAGATTAGCTAGTGTTGCTTCAGTAACTCAAAAAAAAGCAAATACTCCAACTCTTTTTGCTCAAATTTCACAACCAGATACAAATTATTTAGCGATTCCAGAGGTTTCATCTGAGAAAAGGAAATATATTCCTATTGGTTTCCTAGAGTCTAACATTATTGCAAGTAATAAGATTCAACTTGTCCCAAGTGCCACTTTGTATCTTTTTGGTATTCTCACATCTGAAATGCACATGACATGGATGAAGTATGTTTGTGGAAGATTAGAAAGTCGTTATAGTTACTCAAGTACAATCGTTTACAACAATTATCCATTCCCTGAAAATGTAAGTGACAAACAAAAGCAAAAAGTCGAAACCGCCGCACAAAAAGTATTAGACACAAGGGCAAAATATCCCGATAGTAGCCTCGCCGATCTTTACGATCCTCTCACCATGCCGCCCGATTTGGTAAAAGCCCATCAAGCCCTAGATAAAGCCGTTGATCTTTGCTATCGTCCCCAACCCTTTGTTAGCGAACTAAATCGCATTGAGTATTTATTCAGCCTCTATGAAGCCCTAAGTGCGCCATTGCTGAAAGTTGAGAAGAAAAAGCGAAGCAAGAAAAAAGATAGTTAA
- a CDS encoding MscS mechanosensitive ion channel family protein produces MDFVAVLGEREHALVRQVIIEKTYTLSGIDANSTNISDADGTGKRLRVSFAILGSQDNAIAELIFW; encoded by the coding sequence ATGGATTTTGTGGCAGTTTTAGGGGAACGGGAACACGCTCTGGTGCGACAAGTAATCATTGAAAAAACTTACACCCTATCAGGAATTGATGCGAATAGCACTAATATTTCTGATGCTGATGGTACAGGTAAGCGACTGCGGGTTAGTTTTGCAATTCTCGGCTCTCAAGATAATGCGATCGCAGAATTGATATTTTGGTAA
- the cpcD gene encoding phycocyanin associated linker protein: protein MLGQVAVGNSAASPSGSRFFRYEVVGLHQSGETDKTDYSIRSSASQFIIVPYNRMNQEMQRLTRMGAKIVSIQPLTSEAE from the coding sequence ATGTTAGGTCAAGTTGCAGTAGGTAATTCAGCCGCTTCTCCATCGGGAAGTCGCTTTTTTCGTTATGAAGTTGTGGGTTTACATCAATCGGGTGAAACCGACAAAACTGATTATTCTATTCGTTCTAGTGCCAGCCAGTTCATCATTGTTCCTTACAACCGCATGAACCAGGAAATGCAGCGTTTAACACGGATGGGTGCAAAAATTGTTAGTATTCAACCTTTAACTTCCGAGGCAGAATAA